Proteins encoded within one genomic window of Rubritalea squalenifaciens DSM 18772:
- a CDS encoding glycerophosphodiester phosphodiesterase, with protein MTVRGQFPFTVIGHRGCAGVEPENTLRGVHRAIDMGCPMVEIDVHVLDGRLIVIHDGKVDRTTDGRGVLEKFKLEELRKLDAGLGEKIPYLEEVLEMCAGKCQLNIELKGKGSAEAVVEVLERWGPVHVVISSFEWDWLETVRKLDEVLDISVLVSKAYLLDAAILQAKKLRAVSVNPSLKILSEAFCDKVHAQDMLVYTYTVKEQKHLKHAQACGADGCFADFPDAVLKELR; from the coding sequence ATGACCGTTAGAGGGCAATTTCCATTTACGGTGATTGGTCACCGTGGCTGTGCTGGTGTGGAGCCTGAGAATACACTCAGGGGGGTGCATCGGGCGATCGATATGGGATGTCCGATGGTGGAGATCGATGTTCATGTGTTAGATGGTAGGCTGATTGTGATCCATGATGGCAAGGTGGATAGGACTACTGACGGTAGAGGTGTGTTAGAAAAGTTTAAGCTGGAAGAGCTGCGTAAGCTGGATGCAGGGCTAGGGGAGAAGATTCCTTACTTGGAAGAGGTCTTGGAGATGTGTGCTGGCAAGTGTCAGCTCAATATCGAACTCAAGGGCAAGGGCTCTGCGGAGGCCGTGGTTGAGGTGCTGGAGCGCTGGGGGCCAGTCCATGTGGTCATTTCCAGCTTCGAGTGGGATTGGCTAGAGACGGTGCGTAAGCTGGATGAGGTGCTGGATATCTCAGTGCTCGTTAGTAAAGCTTACCTGCTGGACGCCGCCATCCTACAGGCAAAGAAATTGCGCGCAGTCTCAGTAAACCCCTCTTTGAAAATTCTCAGCGAGGCATTCTGCGACAAGGTCCATGCTCAGGATATGCTAGTCTACACCTACACGGTGAAGGAGCAGAAGCATCTGAAGCACGCACAGGCGTGCGGAGCTGATGGATGCTTTGCAGACTTCCCGGATGCGGTACTCAAGGAGCTGAGATGA